A single region of the bacterium genome encodes:
- the pyrE gene encoding orotate phosphoribosyltransferase gives MPLNKQEIKDVLVNRQVLLDGHFLLTSGKHSQYYFEKFRILQYPQDSQAFCGMIAEHFKDAGIQTVVGPTTGGIIIASEVARQMDKKAIYAERTPEGRGFLRGMSLAQGEKVLVVDDVMTTGGSVVETIEAVKRAGAELMGVAVFIDRSSKAPDFGVPFLGIYGEKVETFEPDNCPLCKKGIPLAKHGSNPNK, from the coding sequence ATGCCCTTAAATAAGCAGGAGATCAAAGACGTTCTGGTCAACCGGCAGGTGCTGCTGGACGGCCACTTTTTACTGACCTCGGGAAAGCACAGCCAGTATTATTTCGAGAAATTCCGGATCCTGCAGTACCCCCAGGACAGCCAAGCCTTTTGCGGAATGATCGCCGAACATTTCAAGGATGCCGGAATTCAGACCGTAGTCGGACCAACCACCGGCGGCATCATCATCGCCTCCGAAGTGGCCCGGCAGATGGACAAAAAGGCCATCTACGCCGAACGGACCCCGGAAGGCCGGGGTTTCTTACGGGGAATGTCCCTGGCCCAAGGCGAAAAGGTTTTGGTGGTGGACGATGTGATGACCACCGGCGGCTCGGTGGTCGAGACCATCGAGGCGGTGAAGCGGGCCGGAGCGGAATTGATGGGCGTGGCGGTGTTCATAGACCGCAGTTCCAAGGCCCCGGATTTCGGGGTTCCCTTCCTGGGGATCTACGGGGAAAAGGTGGAGACCTTTGAACCGGACAATTGCCCCCTGTGCAAAAAGGGGATTCCACTGGCCAAGCACGGCAGCAACCCCAATAAATGA
- a CDS encoding septal ring lytic transglycosylase RlpA family protein, producing the protein GLASYYGREFHGRKTANGETFDMEAMTAAHRTLPFGTMVRVTNLRTGQSVTVKINDRGPFVEGRMIDLSQGAARKIGIDGVEPVRLEIIQQPDN; encoded by the coding sequence GGGCCTGGCCAGCTACTATGGCCGGGAATTCCACGGACGCAAGACCGCCAACGGCGAGACCTTTGACATGGAGGCCATGACCGCCGCCCACCGCACCCTTCCCTTCGGCACCATGGTCCGGGTCACCAATCTCAGGACTGGCCAGAGCGTGACCGTCAAGATCAACGACCGCGGCCCGTTCGTGGAAGGCCGGATGATAGACCTGTCCCAGGGCGCGGCCAGAAAGATCGGGATCGACGGGGTGGAACCGGTCCGGCTGGAGATCATCCAGCAGCCAGACAATTGA
- the pyrF gene encoding orotidine-5'-phosphate decarboxylase: MQIPANERLIVALDVPSYAEAEKLIKDISGPVKYFKVGSQLFTACGPKIVELIKAQGGKVFLDLKFHDIPTTVGKAAVSAVELGVDMFNLHSMGGFQMMEEAANAAIEACSLYKKPKPVILGVTVLTSFDEATFSDVLGAPGRGIPEQVLHLARLTKSAGLDGVVASPQEIELLRKNMENDFVILTPGIRPMDAEAGDQKRILTPGQAIALGADYLVVGRPITGAKDRNAAANNIQKEIQDALK; the protein is encoded by the coding sequence ATGCAGATACCAGCCAACGAACGACTGATAGTGGCCCTGGACGTACCATCCTACGCCGAAGCCGAGAAGCTGATCAAGGACATCTCCGGCCCTGTAAAATACTTCAAGGTCGGCAGCCAGCTGTTCACCGCCTGCGGGCCAAAAATAGTGGAGCTGATAAAAGCCCAGGGCGGAAAAGTATTTCTGGACCTGAAGTTCCACGACATCCCCACCACCGTGGGCAAGGCCGCCGTATCGGCGGTGGAACTGGGGGTGGACATGTTCAACCTTCATTCCATGGGCGGATTTCAGATGATGGAAGAAGCGGCCAACGCGGCCATCGAGGCCTGCTCCCTTTATAAAAAACCCAAGCCGGTGATCCTGGGAGTGACCGTGCTGACCAGCTTTGACGAAGCCACCTTCAGCGATGTGCTGGGGGCTCCCGGCCGGGGCATCCCGGAGCAGGTGCTGCACCTGGCCCGGCTGACCAAGAGCGCCGGACTGGACGGAGTGGTGGCCTCGCCCCAGGAGATCGAACTGCTGAGGAAGAACATGGAAAATGATTTTGTGATCCTGACCCCCGGTATCAGGCCGATGGACGCCGAGGCCGGTGACCAGAAGAGGATCCTGACGCCCGGACAGGCCATCGCCCTGGGAGCCGATTACCTGGTGGTGGGCCGGCCCATCACCGGAGCCAAGGACAGGAACGCCGCCGCCAACAACATCCAAAAGGAGATCCAAGATGCCCTTAAATAA